The following proteins are encoded in a genomic region of Drosophila willistoni isolate 14030-0811.24 chromosome 3R, UCI_dwil_1.1, whole genome shotgun sequence:
- the LOC26529325 gene encoding uncharacterized protein LOC26529325: MGPSHRNRSFVYPAVIVVVLHITLQLRCIDSSIQMQQQSVENEYTTYEQPQEKMEQMKTIKDQKLIVRLPSNSLLKYTSYKDVSILHFRMPQDSRTAIFSFKAFEESKGTFQRKCKVKDVTLHLKAGSYPVISPENITFPKHFLSSEQRFEIYNLQFQSNEQEQRIKVNGPYIGNWFAVAFVSWTDPNNDRIEQQGLAASCDTLLLGEMSVSSFKPIIINNGQAHQGNLTSNDFAQQQQQQQPTQYNRGVNVSNSSPDNISQATAVDNLTPDENFIVQNFYSNRPARALPPKQQSQHSHSPKGDAQSGGVSIKATESAQTKNFTHTEFLSRVEDGGNTNNNSKSNNSNSNTECSENNEIIYKFYVPDDIGVATVRISFAQVCVNCADVGFHVQANAYPWSGCGSGDSCRESNHIHSTVIRPNQTEEISIEFYVQPSTWHYATLKFVSETDEIWLCAAGADKPTESSVLTASMKELLGARLNQRTKSQYRLRRQNTNSINTESSPNVLGYEIRIDFDLPKSINTSLEARNESNTVNSWQPNRFRNMDFYPLLRQTYREFFMFDYDLQPDTNGTVPVVLNLTAQSAAGFAFDVGEVYDIGGTLTYAVSMKHGSRSSSDIKSPPPTLSPSSERGGILAERLIGDPNSVVEPGQSSRTNQSMQIIVCMQLGEPGVPTWPDKCRYGQRLRQASIIVNNTESMGLVHVPFPESGRWYVTMGLYCHGAETARVTIIESVKDFIRQHVRLLDDMNFPCPCASSAKRYATCIESNDCLAKMNETETLKVKECMMDFKCTPDYEDTTRLFEIHHKSATEQHVALDNCNTSVIFSISSSPCVAGRCGRYGRCFHYMSGGFVFSTCVCTKGYRGWDCTEDS; this comes from the exons ATGGGTCCTTCACATAGAAATCGTTCCTTTGTCTATCCGGCTGTTATTGTTGTAGTACTGCATATTACTCTACAACTAAGATGCATCGATTCTAGTATTCAAATGCAACAGCAGTCGGTGGAAAATGAATATACGACTTATGAACAGCCCCAAGAGAAAATGgaacaaatgaaaacaataaaagatCAAAAATTAATAGTTCGACTGCCATCTAACTCCCTGCTCAAATATACATCCTATAAGGATGTATCTATACTACACTTTAGAATGCCCCAAGATTCTAGAACAGCCATTTTTAGCTTTAAAGCCTTTGAGGAATCCAAGGGAACATTTC AAAGAAAGTGTAAGGTTAAAGATGTAACCTTACACCTCAAAGCGGGCAGTTACCCAGTGATTAGCCCAGAGAACATCACGTTTCCCAAGCACTTTCTTAGTTCTGAACAAAG aTTTGAAATTTACAATTTGCAGTTTCAGTCGAATGAGCAGGAACAGCGCATTAAAGTGAATGGTCCTTATATAGGCAATTGGTTTGCAGTTGCTTTCGTTAGTTGGACGGATCCCAATAATGATCGCATAGAGCAGCAAG GACTGGCGGCATCATGTGACACATTGCTACTAGGCGAGATGTCGGTGTCCAGCTTCAAACCGATTATCATAAATAATGGTCAAGCACATCAGGGTAATCTAACGAGCAATGATTTTgctcagcaacaacaacaacaacaaccaacacaGTACAATAGAGGCGTCAAtgtcagcaacagcagcccgGACAACATATCCCAGGCAACAGCCGTAGACAATCTGACCCCCGATGAGAACTTTATAgtgcaaaatttttacagCAATAGACCGGCCCGTGCTCTGCCCCCGAAGCAACAAAGCCAACACTCACACTCACCAAAAGGCGATGCACAATCTGGTGGTGTCAGTATAAAAGCCACCGAATCTGCTCAAACTAAAAACTTCACGCACACCGAATTCTTGTCGAGAGTTGAGGATGGTGGCAAcaccaacaataacagcaaaagcaacaacagcaacagcaacaccgAGTGCTCGGAAAACAATGAAATCATTTACAAGTTCTATGTACCGGACGACATTGGTGTGGCCACAGTACGCATCTCCTTTGCACAAGTTTGCGTGAACTGTGCGGATGTCGGTTTTCACGTGCAGGCGAATGCATATCCGTGGAGCGGCTGCGGCAGTGGTGATAGCTGCAGGGAGTCCAACCATATCCATAGCACTGTTATCCGTCCGAATCAGACGGAGGAAATCTCAATTGAGTTTTACGTACAACCAAGCACATGGCACTATGCAACGCTCAAGTTTGTAAGTGAAACGGACGAAATTTGGCTATGTGCGGCCGGTGCTGATAAACCAACAGAGTCCAGTGTTTTGACAGCATCGATGAAAGAGTTGCTGGGTGCTCGATTAAATCAACGAACAAAGTCCCAATATCGCCTACGACGTCAGAACACCAATAGCATTAACACGGAAAGCTCACCGAATGTGTTGGGCTATGAAATCCGAATCGACTTTGACTTGCCGAAATCGATTAACACATCGCTTGAAGCTAGAAATGAGTCCAACACGGTGAACTCCTGGCAACCAAATCGTTTTCGTAATATGGACTTTTATCCTCTGCTGCGGCAGACGTATCGCGAGTTCTTTATGTTTGATTACGATCTGCAGCCGGATACAAATGGAACTGTGCCAGTTGTGCTTAACTTAACAGCCCAATCGGCGGCAGGATTCGCCTTCGATGTGGGTGAGGTCTACGACATTGGAGGTACCCTTACTTATGCGGTGTCCATGAAGCATGGATCACGTTCGAGCAGCGACATAAAGAGCCCACCACCAACCTTATCGCCATCGTCCGAACGTGGCGGCATATTGGCAGAGAGACTAATAGGCGATCCCAATTCGGTGGTAGAGCCGGGTCAGTCATCAAGAACCAATCAGAGTATGCAGATTATAGTGTGCATGCAACTTGGCGAGCCGGGAGTACCTACTTGGCCGGACAAGTGCCGCTACGGACAGCGGCTAAGACAAGCGTCCATTATAGTTAATAATACGGAAAGCATGGGACTAGTTCATGTGCCCTTTCCCGAAAGTGGCCGCTG GTATGTCACAATGGGCCTCTATTGTCACGGTGCAGAAACTGCACGCGTCACCATTATCGAAAGTGTCAAGGATTTCATCCGTCAGCATGTTCGCCTGCTTGATGACATGAACTTTCCTTGTCCTTGCGCCAGCAGTGCCAAGAGGTATGCAACTTGCATTGAATCCAATGACTGCCTAGCCAAAATGAACGAAACGGAAACTCTCAAGGTGAAGGAGTGCATGATGGATTTCAAGTGTACCCCCGATTACGAGGATACGACACGGCTCTTTGAGATACACCACAAGTCGGCGACGGAACAGCATGTTGCTTTGGATAACTGCAACACTTCGGTGATATTTTCCATCTCCTCAAGTCCTTGCGTGGCCGGGCGTTGTGGCCGATATGGCCGTTGCTTTCACTACATGTCCGGGGGCTTTGTATTCTCCACCTGTGTGTGCACCAAGGGTTATCGCGGCTGGGACTGCACCGAAGATTCTTAG
- the LOC124460019 gene encoding transmembrane protein 8B-like has protein sequence MSILLASLLLTLSNLLFLPSIYMAIRRRYYTEGVIYFFTMFFSSFYHACDSGEDEYSFCLVKIGVLQFCDFYCGLLSIWVTLIAMAHIRPQFVSLLHMLGAILLAFGTELNKQSLWVFLAPTLSGICVISTSWGIRCSKTRKVFPSRVYLAVFMPLGLSLVALGLACYAFLQTKQNYYIVHSVWHMVMALSILCLLPSRKSFIPKW, from the coding sequence ATGTCCATTCTGTTGGCATCATTGCTGCTGACATTGAGCAACTTGCTCTTTCTTCCGAGCATTTACATGGCAATACGTCGACGCTATTATACCGAAGGTGTAATTTACTTCTTTACCATGTTCTTCTCGAGTTTCTATCACGCATGCGACTCGGGTGAGGACGAGTATAGTTTCTGCCTGGTTAAAATAGGCGTGTTACAGTTCTGCGATTTCTATTGTGGCCTTCTGAGCATCTGGGTGACGCTTATTGCCATGGCCCACATCCGTCCGCAATTTGTATCGCTGCTCCACATGCTGGGAGCCATACTACTTGCCTTTGGCACAGAGCTGAACAAGCAAAGTCTTTGGGTGTTCCTGGCGCCAACATTGAGCGGCATTTGCGTCATCTCGACCAGCTGGGGTATACGGTGTTCGAAGACACGCAAAGTGTTCCCATCCCGCGTCTATTTGGCTGTATTCATGCCGCTTGGACTATCTCTTGTTGCCCTCGGTCTGGCCTGCTATGCTTTCCTGCAGACCAAACAAAACTATTATATTGTCCACTCAGTGTGGCACATGGTAATGGCTCTCAGTATTTTATGCCTACTACCGTCTCGTAAGTCTTTTATACCGAAATGGTAG
- the LOC6651725 gene encoding SAYSvFN domain-containing protein 1, with the protein MADFQEQLRQYRLQKKRQATLDSFKARLRRFWMLGTGKGSEDKKETTIDIHQHQPTNNPIETSSHSQDEYVPSSEDETVAENSPLTSSPDPRESKVLKYTLWGVYALFWITLYVIAIELKFGLVFLMFSALFGIYFNTRTGPKSRNEMSAYSVFNKNCESIDGTLKAEQFEREIRYGSGSVR; encoded by the exons ATGGCTGATTTTCAAGAACAGCTGAGACAATATCGTCTTCAAAAGAAGAGGCAAGCAACTTTGGACAGCTTCAAAGCGAGACTACGTCGATTTTGGATGCTCGGAACAGGCAAAGGATCTGAAgacaaaaaggaaacaacaATTGACATACATCAGCACCAG cCCACCAATAACCCAATTGAGACCTCCTCGCATTCACAGGATGAGTATGTGCCCTCCAGTGAAGATGAAACCGTTGCGGAGAATTCCCCGCTTACCTCAAGCCCGGATCCCAGGGAGAGCAAAGTACTGAAGTACACTCTTTGGGGTGTCTATGCTCTGTTCTGGATAACACTATATGTGATTGCTATCGAACTTAAGTTCGGATTGGTATTCCTGATGTTTTCGGCCCTGTTTGGTATATATTTCAACACACGCACTGGGCCGAAGAGCCGGAATGAAATGAGTGCTTATAgtgtttttaacaaaaattgtgAAAGCATTGATGGAACTCTAAAGGCAGAGCAATTCGAACGAGAAATACGCTATGGATCAGGAAGCGTTCGATGA
- the LOC6651313 gene encoding synaptic vesicle glycoprotein 2B gives MYSVKNQSDVEATSNATDRKTKTAESHESHEYEEVLELIGFGRVQWTVLFAAGFLLMMVINETMGMSYITIVSQCDFATNSMDKAIMSAASFIGIFCSSYFWGYLSDTIGRRPILIYTTFAGNLLSLASIFIPNYWVYVFIRFTVGFFIAGASSTTYAYLGEFFVPRHRPIVINYASLFVGISTVYVPVVAWVILSMDWSIGITESFSFRPWRLLTIFYLLPGVVGSLMLLTLPESPKILLSLHKTQEAYDAVDWIAVRNSGKHLHEFKVKKLKEEAHPEEENALLVSKSAFTTVRKMWKETLPLLRRPHLVNFAISCTIMCGLFFSSSGMGLWYPEIQNRLGSSDDVDMTVCQVIDASIDQSENVTTTICNDHINVKSYIDTITYGSALIVGYILMGLVLNRIGRKASISLALTIAAACALSLIWIRDEVVIVVCFCLYLVLPGLCVSVLSGAVVDLMPTHLRGKAVCICLMLGRTGSVFGSNIIGVLLESYCTATFGVFSGFVFVCAGMTLLLPI, from the exons ATGTATTCGGTAAAAAATCAATCCGACGTTGAAGCAACATCAAATGCTACTgatcgaaaaacaaaaactgcaGAGTCACATGAAAGTCATGAATATGAAGAAGTGCTCGAATTGATTG GATTTGGACGTGTGCAGTGGACTGTGCTATTTGCCGCTGGCTTTCTCTTAATGATGGTCATTAACGAAACCATGGGCATGTCTTACATCACAATTGTATCACAATGCGATTTTGCAACCAATTCCATGGATAAAGCCATTATGAGTGCTGCAAGTTTCATTG GAATATTTTGTTCATCATATTTCTGGGGTTATCTAAGCGATACAATTGGACGCAGACCAATATTAATATATACCACATTTGCTGGTAACTTGTTATCCTTAGCATCGATATTCATACCAAATTATTGGGTATACGTCTTTATTCGATTCACTGTTGGATTTTT CATAGCTGGAGCATCTTCCACCACCTACGCCTACTTGGGTGAATTCTTTGTACCGCGTCACCGTCCAATCGTTATCAATTATGCCAGTTTATTTGTTGGAATTTCCACCGTTTATGTGCCTg TTGTTGCATGGGTTATATTATCTATGGACTGGAGCATTGGCATCACGGAGAGTTTCTCTTTTCGACCCTGGCGATTGTtaactattttttatttactaCCAGGAGTCGTGGGATCTCTTATGCTCTTGACACTTCCAGAAAGTCCCAAGATTTTATTATCGCTTCATAAGACCCAGGAGGCCTACGATGCTGTTGATTGGATTGCAGTCCGTAATTCTGGCAAACACTTGCATGAGTTCAAGGTTAAGAAACTAAAAGAAGAAGCCCATCCTGAGGAAGAAAATGCGTTGCTTGTCTCAAAATCGGC ATTCACAACTGTTAGGAAAATGTGGAAAGAAACTCTACCCCTGCTGAGAAGACCTCATTTAGTTAATTTTGCTATAAGTTGTACGATTATGTGCGGCCTGTTCTTTAG CTCATCGGGAATGGGTCTATGGTATCCAGAGATTCAAAATCGTTTGGGCTCATCCGATGATGTGGACATGACAGTATGCCAAGTCATCGATGCCTCCATTGATCAATCAGAGAATGTTACAACAACA ATCTGCAATGATCACATAAATGTCAAAAGTTATATAGATACAATTACATACGGTTCTGCCTTAATTGTGGGCTACATTTTAATGGGTCTAGTTCTAAATCGAATTGGTCGAAAGGCTTCTATATCACTTGCTTTGACAATAGCAGCTGCATGTGCTCTTTCATTGATTTGGATAAGAGATGAGGTCGTCATTGTGGTCTGTTTCTGTTTATATCTAGTCTTGCCTGGACTTTGCGTCTCTGTTTTAAGTGGCGCTGTGGTGGACTTAATGCCCACACATTTAAGAGGAAAAGCTGTCTGCATTTGCCTAATGTTGGGAAGAACAGGCAGTGTATTTGGAAGCAATATAATTGGTGTACTTTTGGAATCATATTGTACAGCAACATTCGGTGTATTTTCAGGATTTGTGTTTG TTTGTGCTGGAATGACGTTACTTCTGCCAATTTGA
- the LOC6651726 gene encoding synaptic vesicle glycoprotein 2C, with the protein MGDSYESRMTVSSWNYDDVLEKIGYGKTQWLLLLISGLLTITSVAAQQSMGIIVIASHCEFHTTQAEKGLMMASCVAGIFLSTYIWGYISDDIGRRKVLLYGVFVSNGLQIILMFVTSVWLFNIINLLGGISIGGISAAIYAYLSEFHVPRHRAIVINYSTMFVSVAAIFVPATAWLILSGDWSINLVGDFVFRPWRLIMLINLLPGFIGGLLLLYYPESPKLLLSQNKTEEALNAVAWIGKLNRGISINQILNCDELILKPENESEDSMLRNSSGCSILTNIVRATIPLFHKPHGFNFLLCNLAVFGMFFSSNGMQFWFPEIVNRSSSAEKANSSTVCEILSNSFAQQKETVVLSCIDPISQKTYIDNMIVGVAFLIGFCIQGTLLNPLGRKNVLLAALVLSTISGILLHFVVNSTAVLVLFCLYILLPGLSISIMLGAVVDFVPTNLRGKAVSICMSLGRLGIIAATNLMGIMLQPLCNTTFAMFTIILFVCIIIVQRLPIKNSA; encoded by the exons ATGGGGGATTCCTACGAAAGCAGAATGACTGTGAGTTCATGGAACTATGATGACGTATTGGAGAAAATCG gcTATGGTAAAACGCAATGGCTGCTCTTGCTAATAAGTGGACTGTTGACCATAACTTCGGTTGCCGCTCAACAATCTATGGGCATTATTGTAATCGCCTCCCACTGCGAGTTTCACACAACTCAAGCTGAAAAGGGTCTAATGATGGCATCTTGTGTGGCTG gtaTTTTTTTGTCTACATACATCTGGGGTTATATCAGCGATGACATAGGAAGACGCAAGGTGTTGCTCTATGGTGTGTTTGTTAGCAATGGGCTACAAATTATTCTAATGTTTGTTACCAGCGTCTGgctatttaatattattaaccTTCTTGGGGGTATTAG TATTGGCGGCATTTCTGCTGCCATCTATGCATATTTGAGTGAATTTCATGTTCCTCGACATCGAGCAATTGTTATTAACTATTCGACAATGTTTGTTAGTGTAGCTGCAATATTTGTGCCAG CAACTGCTTGGCTAATATTGTCCGGGGACTGGTCCATTAACCTAGTTGGGGATTTTGTTTTTCGTCCATGGCGTTTAATAATGTTAATCAATTTACTGCCTGGTTTTATTGGCGGTTTACTTTTACTATATTATCCGGAAAGTCCAAAGCTTTTGTtgtcacaaaacaaaaccgaaGAAGCCCTAAATGCTGTGGCCTGGATAGGCAAATTAAATCGTGGAATTTCCATAAACCAAATACTCAACTGTGATGAATTAATATTAAAGCCAGAAAATGAATCAGAGGATAGTATGTTACGCAATAGCTCTGGATGCAGCATTCTAACAAATATTGTACGTGCCAcaattcctcttttccataaGCCACATGGATTTAACTTTCTATTGTGCAATCTGGCCGTTTTCGGAATGTTCTTCAG TTCCAATGGTATGCAATTTTGGTTTCCCGAGATTGTTAATCGTTCGTCAAGTGCCGAAAAAGCAAACTCATCTACGGTATGCGAAATATTGTCCAACTCTTTTGCTCAACAAAAGGAGACAGTCgttttg AGCTGCATTGATCCAATATCTCAGAAGACTTACATTGATAATATGATAGTTGGTGTTGCCTTTTTAATAGGCTTTTGCATTCAAGGAACTTTGCTTAATCCCTTGGGCCGTAAAAATGTCCTGTTAGCTGCTCTCGTCCTGTCAACTATAAGTGGAAtacttttgcattttgttgttaaCTCGACAGCTGTTCTGGTTCTCTTCTGTCTTTATATACTCTTGCCTGGGCTATCGATTTCCATAATGCTGGGCGCTGTGGTGGACTTTGTGCCCACTAACTTAAG AGGAAAAGCAGTTAGCATTTGCATGTCACTTGGACGACTTGGCATTATAGCTGCCACCAATCTGATGGGTATAATGTTACAGCCATTGTGTAATACAACATTTGCCATGTTTACCATTATATTATTTG TTTGTATTATAATTGTACAACGTCTGCCCATCAAAAATTCAGCTTAG